The Saccharomycodes ludwigii strain NBRC 1722 chromosome II, whole genome shotgun sequence genome window below encodes:
- the HSP42 gene encoding heat shock protein HSP42 (similar to Saccharomyces cerevisiae YDR171W | HSP42 | Heat Shock Protein): MRKRSNNAEERNYNNNNNNRNKRIRMSFYYSDPNSISIYDLLNALQASQQQQPPKRHAVPQQQQQYASFNPYYGIYPNGLTSSYDTDPVYYTRPRARPPCPPQTKRSTLNGVTQQDYLNALLSAIAGGAVPDDVATEEEDKKKEEEEEQEGEEEEREREEQEEGEKEAEREEELEKNLLTGQDKEELAREQFAEQLGKDIAEEEQKEKFASVAAAAAKEAPSFSKRLSFSENPSSTESSVSEPIQVSKPEISLNLPFSPEVDVYDAPDLYAIVLSLPGSNSKAFQIDFHPSSYELVIKGKHDEKDVNKDLDSKYLKVSEMKTGAFERTIKFPVLPKIKDECIKASYSNGLLTVKIPKVDGSSKPIPKRRIVIEDVPDEELTFEENVPRPNTILD; encoded by the coding sequence ATGAGAAAGAGAAGCAATAACGCCGAAGAACGTaattacaacaacaacaacaacaacagaaacaaaagaataagaatgagcttttattattcagaTCCAAACTCTATATCTATctatgatttattaaacgCTTTGCAAGCCTCTCAGCAACAACAGCCACCTAAAAGACACGCTGTTccacaacaacagcaacaatatGCTAGTTTTAATCCCTATTATGGGATTTATCCAAACGGTTTAACATCCAGTTATGATACTGATCCAGTGTATTACACTCGTCCACGTGCTAGACCGCCATGTCCTCCACAAACTAAACGTTCTACTCTGAACGGTGTTACACAACAGGATTATCTAAATGCCTTGCTGAGTGCCATTGCAGGTGGTGCGGTTCCAGATGATGTCGCTACTGAAGAGGAAGACAAAAAGaaggaagaggaagaggaacaAGAAGGAGAGGAGGaggaaagagaaagagagGAGCAGGAAGaaggggaaaaagaagCTGAAAGGGAGgaagaattggaaaaaaactTACTCACAGGCCAGGATAAGGAGGAGTTGGCAAGGGAGCAATTTGCTGAGCAATTAGGGAAAGATATTGCTGAAGAAGagcaaaaagaaaagtttgcttctgttgctgctgctgctgctaaAGAAGCTCCTAGTTTTAGTAAGAGATTATCGTTTTCTGAAAATCCATCATCAACCGAGTCTTCAGTATCTGAACCCATTCAAGTATCTAAACCTGAAATTAGTTTAAATTTGCCATTTTCCCCCGAAGTTGATGTTTATGATGCTCCAGATTTGTATGCTATTGTCTTATCACTACCGGGTTCTAATTCAAAAGCTTTCCAAATCGACTTCCATCCATCTTCTTATGAATTGGTTATCAAGGGCAAGCACGATGAAAAGGATGTTAATAAAGATTTGGATTCTAAGTACTTGAAGGTTTCCGAGATGAAAACTGGTGCTTTTGAAAGGACTATTAAATTTCCTGTTTTGCCTAAAATTAAGGATGAGTGTATAAAGGCATCTTATTCGAATGGGTTATTGACTGTCAAAATTCCAAAGGTTGACGGAAGCTCTAAGCCTATTccaaaaagaagaattgTTATTGAGGATGTTCCTGATGAAGAATTAacttttgaagaaaatgttCCTAGACCTAATACAATTCTTGATTGA
- the SUP35 gene encoding translation termination factor GTPase eRF3 (similar to Saccharomyces cerevisiae YDR172W | SUP35 | SUPpressor) — protein MSNNNINNRGGRGGYKNYNNAGGRGGYQQYNAGDQLQQQQQQQQQQGYQAYQQYNAQSQQQGYQAYQQYTAQPQQQGYQAYQQYTAQPQQQGYQAHQQYNMGVPQQQAYQGYQQYNAQPQQAVSLNDYNSKQNVPVAAKPKRTLKLVPSAGVKVVGAKSAVKKDEKAPSKKEGEPVKEEKKEQQQQSGEKEVAAATSTNTDKPTETKKDALPDIEKLSVKDQNETETAKGVSSADALIKEQEDEVDEEVVNDMFGGKDHMSLLFMGHVDAGKSTMGGNLLYLTGSVDKRTIEKYEREAKDAGRQGWYLSWVMDTNKEERSDGKTIEVGRAYFETEKRRYTILDAPGHKMYVSEMIGGASQADVGVLVISARKGEYETGFEKGGQTREHALLAKTQGVNKLIVVINKMDDPTVDWSKERYDQCVKNLTNFLKAIGYNVKQDVVFMPVSGFTGAGLKDRVDPKVCPWYTGPSLLEFLDNMKHLDRHINAPFMLPIASKMKDLGTVVEGKIESGHIKKGNSTLLMPNKIPVEILNIFNETEEEVDLALCGEQVRLRLKGVEEDDIQPGFVLTSPKNPIRVVTKFVATIAIVELKSIMSSGFSCIMHVHTAIEEVKITKLLHKVEKGSNRLSKKPPAFAKKGMKVICVIECETPVCVETYQDYQQLGRFTLRDQGSTIAIGKIIKILD, from the coding sequence ATGTCTAATAACAACATCAATAATCGTGGTGGCCGCGGTGGTTACAAGAACTACAATAATGCTGGTGGCCGCGGTGGTTACCAACAATATAATGCTGGTGATCaattacaacaacaacaacaacaacaacaacaacaaggCTATCAAGCTTATCAACAATACAATGCCCAATCACAACAACAAGGATACCAAGCCTATCAACAGTATACTGCTCAACCACAGCAACAAGGATACCAGGCATATCAGCAGTACACTGCTCAACCACAACAACAAGGATATCAAGCTCATCAGCAATACAATATGGGTGTCCCACAGCAACAAGCTTACCAAGGATACCAACAGTACAATGCTCAACCACAACAAGCTGTATCTTTAAATGATTACAATAGCAAGCAAAATGTCCCAGTTGCTGCCAAGCCCAAGAGGACCTTAAAATTAGTCCCAAGTGCAGGCGTCAAAGTAGTTGGTGCCAAATCTGCTGTAAAGAAAGACGAAAAGGCACCCTCTAAGAAGGAAGGAGAGCCTGTTAaggaagagaaaaaagagcaacagcaacaatcCGGTGAAAAAGAAGTTGCAGCTGCAACTAGCACCAATACCGATAAACCaacagaaacaaaaaaagatgcCTTGCCAGACATTGAAAAACTATCTGTTAAAGACCAAAATGAAACCGAGACAGCTAAGGGTGTTAGTTCTGCAGATGCTTTGATTAAAGAGCAAGAAGATGAAGTCGACGAGGAAGTTGTTAATGATATGTTTGGTGGCAAGGACCACAtgtctttattatttatggGTCATGTTGATGCAGGTAAATCCACTATGGGCGGTAATTTGTTATACTTAACAGGTTCCGTTGATAAGAGAACCATTGAAAAATACGAAAGGGAGGCCAAGGATGCAGGTAGACAGGGTTGGTACTTATCCTGGGTTATGGATACCAATAAAGAAGAGAGAAGTGATGGTAAAACCATTGAAGTTGGTAGGGCTTATTTTGAAACCGAAAAAAGGCGTTACACTATTTTGGATGCCCCAGGTCATAAAATGTATGTTTCTGAAATGATTGGTGGTGCTTCCCAAGCAGATGTAGGTGTTTTAGTTATTTCTGCAAGAAAGGGTGAATATGAAACAGGGTTTGAAAAAGGTGGCCAAACAAGAGAACATGCTTTGTTGGCTAAAACCCAAGgtgttaataaattaattgttgttattaacaaGATGGATGACCCAACGGTCGACTGGTCTAAAGAGCGTTATGATCAATGTGTAAAGAAtttaaccaattttttaaaggcCATTGGGTACAATGTCAAGCAAGACGTCGTTTTTATGCCTGTTTCCGGTTTCACAGGTGCTGGTTTGAAGGACCGCGTAGATCCAAAGGTTTGTCCATGGTACACTGGTCCTTCCTTGCTGGAATTTTTAGATAATATGAAACACTTGGACCGTCACATCAATGCTCCATTCATGTTACCAATTGCttcaaaaatgaaagacTTGGGTACCGTTGTTGAAGGTAAAATTGAATCTGGTCACATTAAAAAGGGCAACTCTACTTTATTGATGCCTAACAAGATTCCAgttgaaattttaaacattttCAATGAAACCGAAGAAGAAGTCGATTTGGCTTTGTGTGGTGAACAAGTCAGACTAAGGTTAAAAGGTGTTGAAGAGGACGATATCCAACCAGGATTTGTTTTGACATCTCCAAAGAACCCTATCAGAGTTGTTACCAAATTTGTTGCCACAATTGCAATTGTTGAATTGAAATCTATCATGTCTAGTGGATTCTCTTGTATTATGCATGTCCATACAGCTATTGAAGAAGTCAAAATAACCAAGTTATTGCACAAGGTTGAAAAGGGCAGCAACAGACTTTCTAAGAAACCACCTGCCTTTGCTAAAAAGGGTATGAAGGTTATTTGTGTTATAGAGTGTGAAACTCCAGTTTGTGTTGAAACCTACCAGGATTACCAACAGTTGGGTAGATTTACTTTAAGAGATCAAGGTAGTACTATTGCTATtggtaaaattattaaaattttagatTGA
- a CDS encoding uncharacterized protein (similar to Saccharomyces cerevisiae YBL033C | RIB1 | RIBoflavin biosynthesis): MSPVACTSARIPTPISSETNLKKMKTDSKCITDYPLTTYPEDSSPIALKWGASTSEERGPVACSWNAGGLQKHNAIGAHAGGYCIYHALAVGSNQLDKDHKADYTNAQPAFNIKQNESWFNDKDVVSMDPLGHLTPTLFNEVSEKEDIEIRPSIAVTKATLKLAELKEAVAAGRLEVDGNIVTNKDGDAAVSKVAVEPVWYLPGVAERFGITEDQLRKALFEDTNGMYPELVTRPDIKVFLPPIGGATVYIFGDTSKIGDGVTPLALRVHDECNGSDVFGSDICTCRPYLIFGIEEAVKEAQNGGVGMVVYFRKEGRSLGEVTKYLVYNARKRGGDTADEYFHRTECIAGVRDMRFQQLMPDVLKWLGIKKIDRMLSMSNMKYDAIVEQGIDIIERVPIPDEMIPEDSRVEIDAKINSGYFTTGTVKDAGELKTVHGRTWKGFE; the protein is encoded by the coding sequence atgTCCCCAGTCGCCTGTACTTCAGCAAGAATTCCAACACCAATCTCCTCCGAgacaaatttgaaaaaaatgaaaactgACTCCAAATGCATCACCGATTACCCATTGACAACTTACCCAGAAGACTCTTCTCCAATTGCTTTAAAATGGGGTGCTTCTACATCTGAAGAAAGAGGACCTGTCGCTTGTTCCTGGAATGCCGGTGGCTTGCAAAAACACAATGCTATTGGCGCACACGCAGGTGGTTATTGTATTTATCACGCTTTGGCCGTTGGATCGAATCAATTGGATAAAGATCACAAGGCTGATTACACCAATGCTCAACCTGCTTTCAACATTAAGCAAAACGAGTCATGGTTTAACGATAAGGATGTTGTCTCTATGGATCCTTTAGGCCACTTAACTCCAACCTTATTTAATGAAGTTTCTGAAAAGGAAGATATAGAAATTAGACCCAGCATTGCTGTTACTAAGGCCACCTTAAAATTAGCCGAATTAAAAGAAGCTGTTGCTGCTGGTAGATTGGAAGTCGATGGTAATATTGTTACTAACAAAGATGGTGATGCCGCTGTTTCTAAAGTTGCTGTCGAACCTGTTTGGTATTTGCCAGGTGTTGCTGAAAGATTTGGTATTACTGAAGATCAATTGAGAAAGGCCTTATTTGAAGATACCAATGGTATGTACCCAGAATTGGTGACTAGACCTGatattaaagtttttttacCACCCATTGGCGGTGCCACTGTTTACATTTTTGGTGATACTTCCAAAATTGGTGACGGTGTTACTCCATTAGCATTAAGAGTTCATGATGAATGTAATGGTTCTGATGTTTTTGGATCCGATATTTGTACATGTAGACCATATTTAATCTTTGGTATTGAGGAAGCAGTTAAAGAAGCCCAAAACGGAGGTGTTGGTATGGTTGTTTACTTCAGAAAGGAAGGTCGTTCTTTGGGAGAAGTTACCAAATATTTGGTCTACAACGCTAGAAAGAGAGGCGGTGATACAGCAGATGAATATTTCCACAGAACTGAGTGTATTGCTGGTGTTCGTGATATGAGATTTCAACAGTTGATGCCtgatgttttaaaatggtTAGGTATTAAGAAAATTGACAGAATGTTATCCATGTCCAACATGAAATATGATGCTATTGTCGAACAAGGTATTGACATTATTGAAAGAGTTCCAATTCCTGATGAAATGATCCCTGAAGATTCAAGAGTCGAAATTGATGCAAAGATTAATTCCGGTTATTTCACTACCGGTACTGTTAAAGATGCTGGAGAATTGAAGACTGTTCACGGTAGAACATGGAAGGgttttgaataa
- the SEC7 gene encoding Arf family guanine nucleotide exchange factor SEC7 (similar to Saccharomyces cerevisiae YDR170C | SEC7 | SECretory), producing the protein MTDENHEQKPTSLKKAEGEKEAVDSVQEEEQKKNTSPAAEEEEEKKNNSPAVEEKKETVDSVQEKEEEEQKKSISPAIEEKKETVQKEEQKKSNSPAVEEKKEAVESVQEKEEEEEEKINIPPAVEDKKEAADSVQEEEQKKNTSPIVEEKKEAADSVQEEEQKKNTSPAVENKKENTNSVQEEEQKNKLNKNKSNSQNNNEAKEIPGDVKDLSSNKGSAVTDASVKSEVSLHTPTPNEEVSTRASISTNISSKRSIKKNQPKKIASTRSILSVLKGTFENLKNHKELKGKHSATYKLLERTITEIDDTLKTDNPKLDSIIIFEALRASCRTKITPIIITALDGLSRLFSFQLLDEKILVNPPNSMASTKQEQEPAEHGITPPPKQKLVDAAIDTITDCFEGESTDQKVELQIVRCLTSCILMEDSMNMCHGQSLLKAVRTIYNIFIFSLSSSNQGIAQAALIQVINLVFDRIKLDNYTKDDISNAPVSEQNINGNGEAQPLTLTNMNKLNDEEEQSIDENKVSEDELSEEHLVIKDAFLVFRSMSKISAKPLDSDMDLRSHAVRSKLLSLHVIHSILREHIDVFLNHNLILKGRDEMPFIDATRQYLCLSISRNAASPITPVYEITLEIMWLLISNLRYDFKREIPVFLTEIYLPIADLKTSTPHQKRYFLDIIQRLCNDPRTIIEFYINYDCDSRLPNIVELIVDYLSRMSLTRVDITDEQKEAYDAQAKKPLATYNLSQLPLLSISNLSSSSSAAIAVVNDSSGLPFPIEFALKMSSLNCIVAFLRSLSSWAHKALTPYSTSRPTESTRNRSSTVSSFNLQSSFSGNDSYSTVEEEVDDPAQFENLKMRKTLLAQLVKLFNVKPKKAIPELINKKFIKDASPTSIAHFLLTTDNLDLASVGDYLGEGDEKNIAVMHAFVDELDFRGSTFLDALRLFLQKFRLPGEGQKIDRFMMKFAERFVVQNPGVFAKSDTAYVLAYSVIMLNTDLHSPQIKHRMSLEEFIENTEGIDNGNDLPKEYIVGLYNEISKNEIKLLSEQHQALLNGGIKQIPAASAFSFFNTRDLNREAYMQISKEISSKSEIAFKKLSESKENKDDIFYSASHVEHVKSVFETLWMSFLASLTPPFQDYDDEVITSLCLEGLKISIMISATFGIEIARTSFIGALIQFANLQNIQEMKVKNVHAIITLLEVSLVSGNFLRGSWKDILFVVSQVERLQLLSKGIDRTTIPDVNQSRLANHRSSFDSTRSSNMSFFERWTKKSSPTEIAQEKYHNQSLPLEMSRYISSSALVVLVDRVFSESSNLSGNAIIDFITALTQVSFEEIESSQDSAQPRMFSLQKMIDVCYYNMDRIRVEWTPLWAVMGAAFIKIATNPNLAVVFFAIDSLRQLSNRFLDVEELSGFEFQCDFLRPFRYIVQSTTNSEVQEMCLECFRSFILSKSDNLKSGWKPILEALQFTAMSPAYPIVSKTRSIISYDIGTEHFANIFKHEDSFQQYIFVFKEICKNKKFQKPALQSLGSLKTISSKIADISFKNKDSELLKGKDLFQDIWFPLLFAYNDVIMTAEDLEVRSRALNNMFDALVQYGGEFDDIFWEKVCNKLLFPIFSVLSKHWEINQFNSHDDLSVWLSTTLIQALRNMIALFTHYFDSLNGLLSGFLGLLVSCICQENDTIARIGRSCLQQLIVQNMSRFKEEHWNLITEAFSRLFALTTASELFDSDPYKQGRKTSTRNSDTDEGADQHSSPATVDEEVERAHKEEISEDVGNAEPNDKMAMLVAQNGSNGSATKRLVQTKSSEDLRRRITTNNAIVIKCVLQLMVIESLSELFEQEEFLNYVPFNDVIKITYLLQRSYEFSRDFNDDYELRTRLVEARVVDKIPNLLKQESSSAAVLINIMFRLYLNDESQEKDVKNELLNRIIDICVHIIKRYVSFDESSNQKNINTMRPVIVEILQGYYEFDDTDFKENCSVMYSLILKILIKTLPSDLRTAIRLFLTRVGQLYLELDVVDEDVDSDNGGNSFIDTKNNSIE; encoded by the coding sequence ATGACAGATGAAAACCATGAACAAAAGCCGacttctttaaaaaaggcTGAGGGAGAGAAAGAGGCCGTTGATTCTGTTCAAGAGGAAGAacagaagaaaaatacTTCGCCGGCAGctgaagaggaagaagagaagaagaataatTCACCAGCAGttgaagagaaaaaagagactGTTGATTCTGttcaagaaaaagaagaagaagaacagAAGAAGAGTATTTCGCCGGCAAttgaagagaaaaaagagactGTTCAAAAGGAAGAACAGAAGAAGAGTAATTCACCAGCAGttgaagagaaaaaagaggcTGTTGAATCTGttcaagaaaaagaagaagaagaagaagaaaaaataaatataccaCCGGCAGTTGAAGACAAAAAAGAGGCTGCTGATTCTGTTcaagaagaagaacaaaagAAGAATACTTCACCAATAGTTgaggagaaaaaagaggCTGCTGATTCTGTTcaagaagaagaacagaaaaagaatacTTCACCAGcagttgaaaataaaaaagaaaataccaATTCCGTTcaagaagaagaacagaaaaataaactaaacaaaaataaaagtaactcacaaaacaataatgaGGCCAAGGAAATACCTGGTGATGTAAAAGATTTGTCCAGCAACAAAGGCTCTGCTGTTACAGACGCTTCAGTAAAAAGCGAAGTCTCCCTACATACACCAACTCCCAATGAAGAAGTGTCTACCCGTGCATCGATTTCGACAAATATTTCTTCCAAGAGgtctattaaaaagaatcagcctaaaaaaattgccAGTACCAGATCTATTTTGAGCGTATTAAAAGGTACATTTGAAAATCTTAAAAATCATAAAGAATTGAAAGGAAAACATTCGGCAACATACAAATTATTGGAAAGGACAATCACTGAAATTGATGACACTTTAAAAACAGACAATCCAAAGTTGGattcaattattatttttgagGCTTTAAGGGCCAGTTGTAGAACTAAAATAACACCAATCATTATCACTGCTTTGGATGGGTTATCCAGACTATTTTCCTTTCAGCTGTTGGACgaaaaaattttggttAATCCACCTAATTCCATGGCCTCTACAAAACAGGAACAAGAACCTGCTGAGCATGGCATCACACCCCcaccaaaacaaaaattggtTGATGCGGCAATAGATACTATTACCGATTGTTTTGAAGGTGAAAGCACCGATCAAAAAGTTGAATTGCAAATTGTCCGTTGTTTGACTAGTTGTATATTAATGGAAGATTCTATGAATATGTGCCATGGCCAATCCCTTTTGAAAGCGGTTAGAACAatttacaatatttttattttttcactaAGCTCGTCAAATCAAGGAATTGCCCAAGCTGCATTAATTCAGGTCATTAACTTGGTCTTTGATAGAATTAAGTTGGATAACTATACTAAGGATGATATTTCCAACGCACCTGTTAGCGAGCAAAACATCAATGGTAACGGCGAGGCTCAGCCACTGACTTTGACCAATATGAATAAATTAAAcgatgaagaagaacagAGTATTGATGAGAACAAGGTATCTGAAGATGAATTGAGCGAAGAACATTTGGTAATTAAAGATGCGTTTTTGGTTTTCCGGTCTATGTCCAAAATTTCTGCCAAACCTCTGGATAGTGATATGGATTTGAGATCACATGCTGTTAGatctaaattattatcGTTGCACGTAATTCATTCTATTTTAAGAGAACATattgatgtttttttaaatcataaTTTGATTCTAAAAGGTAGGGACGAAATGCCATTTATTGATGCCACCAGACAATATTTGTGCTTATCGATTTCGAGAAATGCTGCCTCGCCGATTACTCCTGTTTATGAAATAACTTTGGAAATTATGTGGCTATTGATTTCAAACCTAAGATACGATTTTAAAAGGGAGATACCGGTATTCTTAACAGAAATCTATTTGCCAATTGCTGATTTGAAAACATCAACACCCCATCAAAAGAGATACTTTTTGGACATAATTCAGAGGTTATGTAATGATCCTAGAACTATTATTGAATTCTATATAAATTATGACTGTGATAGCCGCCTACCAAATATAGTGGAGTTGATTGTAGATTACTTGAGTAGAATGTCTTTGACTAGGGTTGATATCACAGATGAACAAAAGGAAGCTTATGATGCGCAAGCCAAGAAACCCTTGGCAACTTACAACTTATCCCAATTGCCTTTGTTATCCATTTCGAACCTATCGTCGTCGTCTTCTGCCGCAATTGCCGTTGTCAACGATTCTTCTGGATTGCCTTTCCCGATTGAGTTTGCTTTGAAGATGAGCTCCTTAAACTGTATTGTTGCATTTTTAAGATCTCTAAGTTCTTGGGCTCACAAAGCTTTGACACCATATTCTACTTCCAGACCAACAGAGTCTACTAGAAACAGATCTTCCACTGTAAGCTCCTTTAACTTGCAGTCTTCCTTTTCCGGTAATGATAGCTACTCTACTGTGGAAGAAGAAGTTGATGACCCAGcacaatttgaaaatttgaagATGAGGAAAACTTTATTGGCTCAATTAgtcaaattatttaatgtaAAGCCTAAAAAGGCCATTCCTGAACTTATCAATaagaaatttattaaagatgCGTCACCCACTTCAATTGCACATTTCTTATTGACCACTGATAACTTAGATTTAGCTAGTGTTGGTGATTATTTAGGTGAGGGTGacgaaaaaaatattgctgTTATGCATGCTTTTGTGGATGAACTAGATTTTAGAGGATCGACATTTTTAGATGCGTTAAGActatttttacaaaaatttagaTTACCAGGCGAGGGCCAAAAAATTGACAGATTTATGATGAAGTTTGCCGAAAGATTTGTTGTTCAAAACCCGGGTGTGTTTGCCAAGTCAGATACTGCTTATGTTTTGGCCTATTCTGTTATCATGTTGAATACTGACTTACATTCTCCACAGATCAAGCATCGTATGAGCTTAGAagaatttattgaaaataccGAAGGTATTGACAACGGGAATGACTTGCCAAAGGAGTATATTGTTGGCTTGTATAATGAAATTAGTAAAAATGAGATTAAATTGCTATCTGAACAACATCAAGCTTTATTAAATGGTGGAATTAAACAAATTCCAGCTGCATCTGCCTTTAGTTTTTTCAATACTAGAGATTTAAATAGAGAGGCATACATGCAAATTTCTAAGGAAATTTCTTCTAAAAGCGAAATAGCTTTCAAAAAGTTGAGTGAATCGAAGGAAAATAAGGACgatatattttattctgCGTCCCATGTTGAACATGTCAAGTCCGTTTTCGAAACATTATGGATGTCCTTTTTGGCTTCATTAACACCACCTTTCCAAGATTATGATGATGAGGTGATTACTAGCCTATGTTTAGAAGGGTTGAAGATCTCAATTATGATCTCTGCTACCTTTGGTATTGAAATAGCCAGAACTTCCTTTATTGGTGCTTTAATTCAGTTTGCTAATTTGCAAAATATTCAAGAAATGAAGGTTAAGAACGTTCATGCCATCATTACTTTATTAGAGGTTTCCCTGGTCAGTGGCAACTTTTTAAGAGGTTCGTGGAAAGATATTCTATTTGTTGTATCACAAGTTGAGAGGTTACAGTTATTATCCAAAGGTATTGATCGTACCACCATTCCAGATGTCAATCAATCTAGGTTGGCCAACCATCGGAGCTCATTTGATTCTACAAGGTCATCAAACatgtctttttttgaaagatGGACTAAAAAGTCCAGTCCAACAGAAATTGCtcaagaaaaatatcataATCAAAGTTTACCACTAGAAATGTCTAGATATATTTCGTCTTCTGCCTTGGTTGTGTTAGTTGATCGTGTCTTTAGTGAAAGCAGCAATTTGAGTGGCAATGCAATAATTGACTTTATTACGGCTTTAACCCAAGTATCCTTTGAAGAAATTGAATCTTCCCAAGACTCTGCTCAACCAAGGATGTTTTCACTACAAAAAATGATCGATGTTTGTTATTACAATATGGATCGTATAAGGGTTGAGTGGACACCTTTGTGGGCTGTTATGGGAGCTGCATTTATCAAGATTGCTACCAATCCGAATTTGGCCGTTGTTTTCTTTGCCATTGATTCATTACGTCAGTTGTCTAATAGATTTTTAGATGTGGAGGAATTAAGTGGGTTCGAGTTCCAATGCGACTTTTTGCGACCATTTAGATATATTGTACAAAGCACTACAAACAGTGAGGTTCAAGAAATGTGCTTGGAATGTTTCCGTAGTTTTATCCTAAGTAAATCCgataatttgaaaagtgGTTGGAAACCTATTCTAGAGGCATTGCAATTTACAGCAATGTCTCCAGCTTACCCAATTGTTTCCAAAACCCGTTCTATCATTTCGTATGACATTGGTACGGAGCATTTTgctaatatatttaaacacGAAGATTCGTTTCAGCAAtacatttttgttttcaagGAAATTTGcaagaataaaaagttcCAAAAACCAGCATTGCAATCGCTAGGAAGTTTGAAAACGATATCCAGCAAAATTGCTGATATTtcgtttaaaaataaagattctGAATTACTGAAAGGCAAAGATCTATTCCAGGATATCTGGTTCCCGTTATTATTTGCCTATAATGATGTTATTATGACAGCAGAAGATTTGGAAGTTAGATCTCGCGCTTTGAATAATATGTTTGATGCTTTGGTTCAATATGGTGGTGAATTTGATGATATCTTTTGGGAAAAAGTGTGTAATAAACTATTATTCCCAATTTTCAGTGTTTTATCCAAGCATTGGGAAATTAATCAATTTAATAGTCATGATGATCTAAGTGTTTGGCTATCTACGACCTTAATTCAAGCTTTAAGAAATATGATTGCTTTATTCACacattattttgatagTTTGAATGGATTGTTGAGCGGGTTTTTGGGGTTGTTAGTATCTTGTATTTGTCAAGAAAATGATACTATTGCTCGTATTGGTAGGTCATGTCTACAGCAATTAATTGTTCAAAATATGAGTAGATTTAAGGAGGAGCATTGGAATTTAATTACGGAAGCTTTTTCCAGATTATTTGCCTTAACAACAGCTTCTGAATTGTTTGATAGTGATCCGTATAAACAAGGTAGAAAAACAAGCACACGTAACTCAGATACGGATGAAGGTGCAGACCAACATTCTTCGCCTGCAACAGTTGATGAGGAAGTTGAAAGAGCTCATAAGGAAGAAATTAGCGAAGATGTTGGAAATGCCGAACCCAATGATAAAATGGCCATGTTGGTTGCTCAGAACGGCAGCAATGGCAGCGCTACTAAGAGATTAGTGCAGACTAAGAGTAGTGAAGACTTGCGTCGTAGAATTACTACAAATAATGCCATTGTAATTAAATGTGTTTTACAGTTGATGGTTATCGAATCATTGAGTGAATTGTTTGAACAGGaagaatttttaaactATGTGCCATTTAATGATGTGATTAAAATCACATATTTGTTACAAAGATCGTATGAATTTTCACGTGACTTCAATGACGATTATGAACTAAGAACTCGATTAGTCGAGGCAAGAgttgttgataaaattCCTAATCTTTTAAAGCAAGAATCTAGTTCCGCTGCCgttttgataaatattatGTTTAGATTGTACCTAAATGATGAAAGCCAGGAGAAAGATGTTAAGAATGAATTATTGAATAGGATCATTGATATTTGCGTTCATATAATCAAAAGATATGTTTCATTTGATGAAAGTAGCAACCAAAAGAATATTAACACTATGCGTCCAGTAATAGTAGAAATTTTGCAGGGTTATTATGAATTTGATGATACAGATTTCAAGGAAAATTGTTCAGTCATgtattctttaattttgaaaatattgatcAAGACGCTGCCTAGTGATTTAAGAACGGCCAttcgtttatttttaactcgTGTAGGACAATTATATTTAGAGTTGGATGTTGTAGATGAAGATGTTGATAGTGACAATGGTGGAAATAGTTTTATTgatactaaaaataacagcATTGAAtga